GAGTATATTTACTCCTGGATAGGAGGATGAGTGAGATCGGTTAGAGGAGTAAAATCAAAATTTTACTTTTACTCCTCTATAGCCttttaggggatcggctagagTTGGCCTAATATACAGTGGCGGAGCTAGGAAAAATGAGTGGGGGGGGGGGTATTCTTAATCCTTGTTGGGGAGGGCTAGCCCACTAAATTACACAATTTTAGCTGTTAATAATCATCTATTCACATGCATATTAGGCCTAATGCAGTGTTGTTACGGGGGCCAGGGCCCCTGCTAGTCCCATGTCTCCGCCACTGCTAAGGATATCTCTAACCGATCCCCTATCCGGCGGTAAGAAAGGATAAATCTGGTTATCCTCCCTTACACCGCACCTAGCCGAAGTACTAAAACCTATAAGGGAGGATAAattatcctccaccacccaagaccCCCCAATCTCCCTAAATATGCTTGCGCTGCGCGCGGCTGAGCAAAACTCCCGCTGGGACTATCCCATCGCAGCTGTCACCCCCTCCGCAGCCGCCGCCAATGACCAACCCAATGAACGAAATGGAGAGCCAGGATTGTTCCGCCACCCCGCCGGCCACCTCCGTCGGCTTGTCACCGCCGGAAACCACCCCCGCGCCGAAGAAGAGCTTGGGGATAAGAAAAAGTCCAGCGGGTTCAAGCTCCGGCTCCAACTACGGCAAAGGCCGTTGTGGTGGCGAGTGCCTCTCCGGTGATGGCCCACCGCTCCCGACGGTGCCAAAGAGCTTGAAAGCCGATGACGGCGTCATCCGCCCTAGCCGAGGAggaggcgaggaggaagaagaaaaagtcAACTCCGGCATCCCATCCACGGCCGACAACACTTGCCGTGTCTCCAGTGACACCCACTGGCACAGCTCCGGCGCGTCCGGCGTCGGCAAGAAAGCTCGTGGCTgccaagtgcttgatgaaatgcatACAAGGTAAAAAACCATCTTCAACATTTCGACCAATAGGTAATTGTTGGTAGCCGGTGGTGATGTAGTTTCTTTGTTTCTTGTCGTAGTGCGGAGATGAACACAACCACCAACAATTTGGAGGCTAATTTTTGGTCCATCACTGGCCACCACCTCCCCGGTCTCCTCCCCTTCCTCGgcctcctcttcatcatcatccacCTCCTCTTGCTCCATGTCTTGGGCCGCCTCCGAATGATGCCAAATGGAGTCGTAGTTGGGCTCATCAAGAAATTATTGTGAGCTCACTCGTGGGGAGATCTTGACCCAAGTGGAAGCATCTCTTAGGAatggtggtggtagtggtggtgatggtggccgagaggatggtggtggtggccgagggggtggtggtggtgatggtgccCGAGAgaatggtggtggtgatgatggctGAGAAGATGGTGGTGGTGTTTTCTTCTCCGAGGACCTCGTTTGAGTGGTGGTGGCCGAGGGGGTGGTGGTGCATGTCATTGAGTAGCTCAACCATAACATATACATGCTATGTTTGTGATGATTTTGGATCAAACATTGTGTTTGAAGTGATGCCTTTTGGGTGAACTATGCATGTTTTATTTGAAAATCACAATGATGAAACTATATCTTATGACGGTTTTATTATGCATGTTTGAATTTCAATGTTTCAATGATGTATACTGTGAAGTGTTTGAAGTTCATGCGGCTgcctaaaacaaaacaaaaaaatactacaATTTTTTTACTCCACtaagtttaggggatcggctagagGAGGTCACCTATAGACGAGGATAATTTTCCTCCACTAACTTTACTCAGCCGGATACTCCACTAACTTTTAGGGAATTGGTTAGAGTTGCCTTAATATATGATattatgcattacggatgtagtattaCACGCTAGTATTATATGAATAATATTTATGAAATTCTCCGCTACGGGCAGCCTGAGTATCTAGCACTACTAACATGGTTGGTCGGCCTAAGATTCTATAAAACCATGCAAGGCAATGTACGATAGGTACGTACCTCTCATTGGCGAAATGTATACGTTAATAATCTTTGTGTTCAGCTGGATCCTGCAGTGCAATGGTCCTGTTCTGCATAACTACAAGTCGATCGATCGATCGTGCAGTCACAAAACTCTCTTGATTAACTAGTGACGATCGATCTTATCATCATTGGTCAATGTAAGGTACATGACAACATATATCATATGAATCCAAGTCTATCCATCTCGTTAAGCAAAGCGCGCTCATACGCTGGCCGGTGCCTTGCCACACGTATATAAGATTAAAATTAATTAGCATAATAGTTAATCTTTGGGTTCAGCTGGATCCTGCAGTGCAGTGGTCCTCTCTGAATAGATATATGACGTCAAGGTTATACAATTGCTGATCATCTCTGCATAGATAGTTACTTCTAATCGGTTCCGTTATttatctttttccttttttctgattTCAAACGCCCAGACCAAACCCGAGACAGATTCTGTAGCTAGGAGCCTAGGAGCTAGGTTCAGCTGATAGCTAGTTTAATTACCTTCAGGTAATCAGTTTGTTGCCTACATCTCACTGTTTACTGGAGGAACAGTTGAATATGGTTGAGCTAGCAGAGCGCATGCAATTCGTGCATGTTCATGCGTGGAAGCATGAAACATGATTAGAGCAGAGGTCGATGGTGATGGACTAGCTAGGGTTCATCAGCATCAATATATTAGCTAGACCACTGATTGAAATGGCTAATGATCATACTCCCATTGCTAGGTTTTTTGTCAGCATCCAAGTTAATTAAGCCCTGCTAATAGGTGGTTTGATTCCTATACCAGCCAATGGCCTTGGAAGATGCACGGGTTCatcgatgatgtgacatgctgattTTCTTTTCAAACTAGATGATGACATGCATGATGATCATATATAAAGCAGAACACAAGTAATCTCTCTAATAATATGCCATTCTGATTCTTATTCTTCTACCTTTTCGAGGATACCACGTCACTCACGAGGGGTGAGTACTACCAATGACAGTAACAAATTGAGCAGGAGAAATGAACACCTCTTAGTAATATTCATTGTCGTATCAAGAAGATACAGCTGCAAAAAGGTTTAAGCACTGGCGTATGCATAAGAAGATGCACGCACTCAAGGTTTTTATCTCCTTGTATAATTTTTTATGCACATTTTTTCACGTCGAAATGGGTTCTTTCTAGTCAGATGATTTCTCAGGGAGCAGCCGCAGAATAGTTCGTTTTCCATCCTTTTCAAACTTTTTCCTTATGCATGCCTTGTAATGGTCTCAAGTTAAAAGAACACAAGTTGCTATTTACATAAGCGCGAATTACTAGCACACGAATTTCcgctaaaataaaaagaaaaaaatgtttaTTTTTACAAGCTGGAGTGGCGTGTAGCTTAATGGCCAATGGTTTAAGTACACTGCAAGAAGTACAAGGCGAAATGGTTAACTGTTAAACAAGTCCATGACAACTGCATCCAGTAAATTAAACTATCCTAAGCTAGGAGACAGAGCCCACACCTCCTATTTTACTCCTAATAATACACCATTTCCTGCTCTGACTTCACATAGAGGGTTGTGGAGAACAGCTCCAGGACATAACAATTGTTAGATTTAAAAATGGCATCCAGAAGTTGACCCCATCATTTGTCCCAAGAAATGGCAGCAAATGAGGTTGAATTTGTGTGTATATAACTAGGGGATTGAGGCAGATGCCAACCTAAGGTAGTACACTATCTAGGAGAGATGGAGACAGAGATAGAACGGGAGAAGATGGAGAGGGGCAAGTCTGACCTGAGGGTGGCCATGGAGGAGCTCTGCTTGCTCAGCCCAGgagatggagaagaacaggagcagcagcagcaaattAGGTCATCCACCATGGATCTCCTCTGTGTCTCCAAGCAGCTCCTGCATGTCCTTGGTTGGTTACTTACTCAATACTATTTCAGATGCAAATTATATCATGCTTTTTATTTTACTCTTTTGTTCAGTAAGAATGGAAGTTCATGAAGATTGAACTGTTCTGTTGTTCTAGAGAGAAAAAACACCCTTTTTAAGCACTTGTCGATGTTTTTTCCTTTGCGTTGGGACGAATCGTGGAATATTCTCTCTCATGAAGCATGGGAATGAAAATGCCCACCATCTAGACTGATATGAAACTGAAACTGGAAATTGTAGAAATGAACTTACATTTCTTCAGGGCTACTCTGTTTCAAACCCTCGCTTATCATATCTGTAAATTTAATGTTGAAATAATAAACGCTTTGTTTTTTCAAAGATGAGATTGGGCCAACGTTACTAGTCCTCAGGCAAGACATCCAGCAAAATGTTCAGGTAATTGCTCTTTGTATGAAATCATCTTATTCCCATGTTGCCCTGCATTCTGCATTGCATTTGTTCACATCACTAAGCAACTGAGCATGCCAAATCCTTGTTTTAGGTACGATTATTACAATTATCTATCTTTTGCAGAGACTACAAGATCTCCATGCAAGAGACTCTTCGAAATATTCGACTTTGACGGCGATTCTGATAGAGGAAGTGGAGGAAGGGACCTCAAAGAAGACCAACAGTTGCACCAGGGCTATTATCTGGCTGGCTAGGTAACTTAATTGTACATGGACTTTCTGCTCATATAGCATATGTTCTTCTATACCATATATGTCAATTTTGTTTCAAAACCCTAGTTCTTAAGTGTCGCAAAACGCGTTGGGTTTAGGTCAATGAATTTCTCAGTACATTTGCTGGAGAGATTAATGAAGAACCCAGAGTCAAGCCTGAAAGAGATGGTGGAAGAAGCATACAAGAGCACCCTGAAGCCATTCCACGGATGGATCTCATCAGCTGCTTACAGGGTATGATCAGTTGACATACTGCTTTCATGATCATGGCTTCTACATAATTGCGTATTATTTTACATGACTATACAAGCTACTAGCAATGATTTGAAGATTGTTCACGCGGCAAATCTAGCTCATCAAGTTGCAGTCATCGGTTGGTTTGAGTTGTTTCCAGTGACCTAATCTGTTGAGCATAGTTGCAAATTGTCAGGTAGCATTGGGTCTCATTCCAGAAAGAGAGATCTTTATTCAGCTGCTGATGGGGAACTGCCAGGATCATGAGGATTTTGgaggagatgtcatgatcttggtcTCCATTGTACAGCCTCTGCTAGAAGAGATCAATGCCATTTTGGTCAGTGTTCCCCATCCACATGCACATTTCTTAATTAATCAGTCATTGCATTGCATGGAAGATATGTGTTTTCTGATGCCGTTCAGGGTTAATATACAGGTCAAACACCAGCTGGACAGGCTCAAATCCACCTGAAAAACAAGGATGACCAATCACCTGATGATTGTACATATCTACTACTGTACTGCACAAGCTAATTAACCTACGTTGCGTTGTAAAATGAAGATTAAGGACTTCTTTGTTGGTGGGTTCTTTTAAGCAACTGCTGGTAGTTGGTTCCAGACTCCCTTTTTGTTAAGCTGTCACAGATGTCTTTGCTGTATGTCTTTGTGCCCTTGTAGTTTTAGTGGGTTGGATGTATACAGAACTTATTTACCTGAAACAAAATGCATCTCCTGTTTCTCTTTCTTCTAATTTCCTTTCCTGTGACTCGCAGTATTTCTTTATTCTCTACCTTTTGATTTCCATCAACCAAATGACGTGAACAATAGAAAACATTAAAAATTCAGGCTTGTGCTCGCTAGCTCCTCTAGAGAAGTTCAGCGATCTTTAAGCAATTAACTGAAGTTTCATCCCAGTTTGATTTATCATAGTCATACACTTACTCTCTCACATAGTATCATTTTTTTATTGTTGAGAATACCATATGAAAAGTATTATAGTACTACATGCTCTACTCTATGATCCGTGAACTTTTGTAGAAGAGAATGGAAAATGTGACAACACCATTCATGCCTTCACAACAGCAACCACCAAGAATCTTCTTCTCTTCTCTAACAGTTCTGATGTATTTTGTTGTTTTCTTCTAGCTCACCGCAAGATATACAAAAACTAAAGAAACCATGATTTGCACGTACCTGATATCTTGAGATGAAGACGACATTGACGTTCATCGATCTTGGCTCAGCTGCTTGCGATTTCACAGCTATATGACCAAGATGTTTGGCCAGTTTTGTTTCTTAGCTGTTTGCTTCATCGTTTCACATCAGAGTTATTTTTACTTATCCAACTTTTTTTTTATTTGTATAAAACTGAAATTAATACAAACATATGCTGTACATCTTAAGCTCTACATGATCCATTGTGCAACTTGATAACATATGACGCATCCAGCCAGTGGTGGAGGCAGGATTGAAGCGAAACCCGGGCCTAATTTTTTCGGCAACAAGGGAAAACTTTGGCACTTATAACTACCCAAGAACACATCATGACATTTAAAAAAAGATAATATGCAATACCAAACAAAATAAATTCAGTTGTTCAATAATTCTAAAATTTAATCTTGGTGCTTAACAATCCAATAGAAGAGATAAAACATGATAAAACCAGAAATAATACAGGGATATAGGAGTACCAAATCAGTTGTTTATTTCATTCCTGCCTCCCATAACATGATCTGCGGCAGAAGAAGaagcaacaccttcaagacatCAAACATGTAATTTCATAAGAAAAGGCATAAACATAGTGAAATAATAATGAATAATTAAAATCTAAAAACTTACCTCTATGAGGAGGTAGAAGCCCTCTGAGATCCCTATAGGCTTGAGAAATATCTTATCTTCTATTTTCTGAAGTATGAAATGAATTGAAATAAAAAAGCTTCAGTTTGAAATCGATAATACATATACAATTAGGCAGGAACGATGACTGAATAGTTGGCTCAAGGTTCAGTTAAACTTTCTTCATATCATACACAGACATGGGCTATACATCAATTAAATTGTAGTCCGGAgtcggggagtggccggagtaGAGTGGCGGCGCGGAGACGGGGAATCTGGATTCAGGCAATGGCCGGACTAGAGCGGCGGCGTCGCCTGGCTAGAGCAACAGTGGCAGACAGGCAATCCACAGTCTTGAGCAGCGGGGAGCAGCCGAGCAGGGGATTGAGGAAGAGCGACAGCCCCGGGCTATGTCAGGGAGACAAGCGGGAAGGAGCGAGGCAGTCCCTGGGACTGGACGGGGCGTGGGGGAATTCGCCGGCGGCcaggcggtggcgcggcggcggttttgcgcccagtcatCGCCCCGGGGCatcgaaattggcccactttgcagcccaatttcagcgaataaagggcccatatgggcgagaataggcacaTATTTGGCATGGTTTCGCCGTGTCTTGGCGTTCAAttgtcaacacaattatttcttatcacatatttcataaaaaaaatcaaatactttaataaaatagtacaacaacaaatagttcaatacaaattatatagttcaacaaataaaaactcgtatttcatcacacggcgtcctccttgagcctccatagatgttcaatcagatctttctgcagttgatgatgaacctgtgggtctcggatctcctgacgcatactgagatagacagtccaagttgccggtagctggtgatcaacttcggctagaggaccctgcttgtagtatggttcagtgtcaaacactgggtcttcttgctcgctctcgatgatcatgttgtgcaagatgacatagcaagtcataatctcccacatttgatctttggaccaggtctgagcggggtaccgaacaacagcaaatcgagattggagcacaccaaatgcccgctcgacatccttcctgcaagcctcctgaagcttcgcaaaccaggcgttcttgcctcctgccacagggtttgagatcgtcttcacaaatgtcgaccatctcggatagatgccgtcagctagatagtaccctttgttgtattggtgcccattgatctcgaagttcaccggaggagaatggccctcaacgagcttggcaaaaaaaggagagcactgcagcacgttgatgtcattgtgagttcctggcataccaaagaatgagtgccaaatccagaggtcatgtgtggctaccgcctcaagcaccacactgcaaccgcctttggcgcctttgtacatcccctgccaaccaaatgggcaattctttcatttccaatgcatgcagtcgatgtttccaagcatcccaggaaatcctcttgctgcattctggggtaggatccgagcagtgtcttccgcattgggtgttctcaagtattgtggcccaaacactgccaccaatgcccgacagaacttgtagaaacactctatgctggtggactcggccatgcgcccatagtcgtcgagtgaatcactgggagctccatatgcaagcatcctcatcgctgtcgtgcacttctggatggaggtgaatccaagagcgccagtgcaatccatcttgcacttgaagtagttgtcgaactcccggatggaattcacaatcctgaggaagagctttcggctcatccgataacggcgccgaaatgttctctcgccatgaagtggagcatcagcgaagtagtcggagtagagcatgcagtagccttggagacgatgccggttctttgctttcacccgccccggcgccgagccacctcgccgcggcttttcattgctcgccagcagctgggcgagggcggcgagcaccatgagatgctcttcttcctggacgtcggtcgcggcttcctcctccagcagcgcggcgagctcttcctcgtcatctgagtccatcgccgagacaggcaaaatgccgaacaccttgcgctcggtgggcgtgtacccgccgttaaaccgcgcctccgcggccggaaacggcagccggaaacgcccagctgctatgggaggggctgccgcggcgaagcgctgctattttccggcggggaatggctatctagcggagtagggcggcggccgtcgccgggatatagctagtggtggccgagggcgcggggggtgtgaggcgagtcgggggaagaaaaccttgacttttcccctgccGGTGTGGGCCAGGcatgcttttccctagcgccggagcccccaactgctccccagcgcgccgggttcggcctgtgaccatcgggcggaaaaaaggtccgaaccggtgattttcggcgtcctgggggcgcgactgggccgttttttcggcgccggtgccgaaaaagtggcctgggggcctgttgggggcgcggctggagattccCTGAGGGGAGGCGGCTGTCGCGGTCGCTCCGCTCCTGACT
This portion of the Triticum dicoccoides isolate Atlit2015 ecotype Zavitan chromosome 7A, WEW_v2.0, whole genome shotgun sequence genome encodes:
- the LOC119327991 gene encoding glycolipid transfer protein 3-like is translated as METEIEREKMERGKSDLRVAMEELCLLSPGDGEEQEQQQQIRSSTMDLLCVSKQLLHVLDEIGPTLLVLRQDIQQNVQRLQDLHARDSSKYSTLTAILIEEVEEGTSKKTNSCTRAIIWLARSMNFSVHLLERLMKNPESSLKEMVEEAYKSTLKPFHGWISSAAYRVALGLIPEREIFIQLLMGNCQDHEDFGGDVMILVSIVQPLLEEINAILVKHQLDRLKST